Proteins from one Pleurocapsa minor HA4230-MV1 genomic window:
- a CDS encoding FtsQ-type POTRA domain-containing protein — MSVFPPPQLQSKLALVKLQQRRLTQLSLWRSCCLIFCTMGLGLAAILPNSQIKASNQVRVNGKTLVSEEAIYQALKLSYPQYIWSINGLELAQKIESIPSVEAAKVNKQIIPPLITISLQEKTPVALATSQGEVGFLNSQGEWIAQKFYSSIKADFPLPNLKVTNYQIEWSQTWQQIYQLIFLYPELEVSEVDWQASGGIFLDTKIGRVFLGSESSYLEQQFKIISKLKNLPKQLKKSEIAYIDLSNPEVNSIQKY; from the coding sequence ATGAGTGTATTTCCTCCGCCACAGCTACAGTCTAAGCTTGCTCTAGTAAAACTTCAGCAGCGTCGGTTAACTCAGCTTTCGCTCTGGCGTTCTTGCTGCCTAATTTTTTGCACTATGGGTCTTGGTCTAGCAGCAATTTTACCAAATTCGCAAATTAAAGCATCAAATCAAGTTAGAGTAAATGGTAAAACGTTAGTCAGTGAAGAGGCAATTTATCAAGCTTTAAAATTAAGCTATCCCCAGTATATTTGGTCGATCAATGGTTTAGAATTAGCCCAAAAAATTGAATCTATTCCCTCAGTTGAAGCTGCAAAAGTTAACAAGCAAATTATTCCTCCTTTAATTACTATTTCTCTTCAAGAAAAGACTCCCGTGGCTTTGGCTACATCTCAAGGGGAAGTAGGATTTTTAAATTCTCAAGGAGAATGGATCGCGCAAAAATTTTATAGTAGTATAAAAGCCGATTTTCCTTTACCAAATCTTAAAGTAACTAACTATCAAATAGAGTGGTCACAAACTTGGCAGCAAATATATCAATTAATTTTTCTTTATCCTGAACTAGAAGTCTCCGAGGTCGACTGGCAGGCTTCAGGGGGGATATTTTTAGATACGAAAATAGGACGAGTTTTTCTGGGTTCAGAGTCCTCTTACTTGGAACAACAGTTTAAAATTATTTCAAAATTAAAGAATTTGCCAAAACAGCTTAAAAAGAGCGAAATTGCTTACATTGACTTAAGTAATCCTGAAGTAAATTCAATTCAAAAGTACTAA
- the ftsZ gene encoding cell division protein FtsZ produces the protein MSLNKKNVNTLNNEINYNRSDLPTALGNNSLGSSMGIPFKGHNSSQIPKEEIRSNKIVPSNVAKIKVMGVGGGGCNAVNRMIESQVSGIEFWAINTDAQALDNAMAPQKLQIGQKITRGLGAGGNPAIGQKAAEESRDEIAHALENTDLVFITAGMGGGTGTGAAPIAAEVAKEMGCLTVGVVTRPFTFEGRRRTKQAEKGIDAFRSRVDTLIVIPNNQLLSVISPETPVQEAFGVADDVLRQGVQGISDIITIPGLINVDFADVRAIMADAGSALMGIGLGSGKSRAREAAVAAVSSPLLEASIHGAKGVVINITGGYDLTLHEVNAAADSIYEVVDEDANIIFGAVIDDTMEGEVRITVIATGFDGETQELDLEEPQAESNNVFQGIPAASQPDRNRLNRDSGKIEIPDFLKRKQFPKN, from the coding sequence ATGTCTTTAAACAAAAAAAACGTTAATACTCTCAATAATGAAATTAACTACAACCGTTCCGATTTACCCACCGCTTTAGGAAACAACTCTTTAGGTAGCAGTATGGGAATACCTTTCAAGGGTCATAATAGTTCTCAGATTCCCAAAGAAGAAATTAGGAGTAATAAAATAGTGCCGAGTAATGTCGCTAAGATTAAAGTCATGGGCGTGGGCGGTGGTGGCTGCAATGCCGTAAACCGCATGATTGAAAGTCAGGTGTCGGGGATCGAGTTTTGGGCAATAAATACGGATGCTCAAGCTCTAGATAATGCCATGGCGCCTCAAAAACTACAGATTGGGCAAAAAATCACTAGAGGCTTGGGTGCTGGCGGAAATCCTGCGATTGGACAAAAAGCAGCTGAAGAGTCAAGAGATGAAATAGCTCATGCGCTGGAAAATACAGATTTAGTCTTTATTACCGCTGGCATGGGCGGTGGTACAGGAACAGGAGCAGCACCAATTGCTGCTGAAGTAGCGAAAGAAATGGGTTGTCTTACTGTGGGAGTGGTAACTCGACCCTTTACCTTTGAAGGTAGAAGACGCACTAAACAGGCAGAAAAAGGTATTGATGCTTTTCGGAGTCGAGTGGATACTCTAATTGTGATTCCCAATAATCAATTACTGTCAGTTATTTCGCCTGAAACGCCAGTGCAGGAAGCTTTTGGTGTAGCAGATGATGTTTTGCGCCAAGGTGTACAGGGTATTTCCGATATTATTACCATTCCTGGTTTAATCAATGTCGATTTTGCCGATGTAAGAGCAATTATGGCCGATGCAGGTTCAGCCTTGATGGGTATTGGTTTAGGCTCTGGCAAATCCCGTGCTAGGGAAGCTGCGGTGGCTGCGGTTTCTTCTCCTTTGTTAGAAGCATCGATTCATGGCGCTAAGGGAGTGGTAATTAATATTACTGGGGGATATGATTTGACTCTCCATGAAGTGAATGCTGCTGCTGATAGCATTTATGAAGTAGTTGATGAAGACGCCAACATTATCTTTGGTGCAGTAATTGATGACACCATGGAAGGAGAAGTAAGAATTACCGTGATTGCCACAGGATTCGATGGTGAAACCCAAGAACTTGATTTAGAAGAACCGCAAGCAGAATCAAACAACGTTTTTCAGGGTATACCAGCAGCATCACAGCCCGATCGCAATCGGTTAAATAGAGATAGCGGTAAAATCGAAATTCCTGATTTCTTGAAACGGAAACAGTTTCCTAAAAATTAA
- the thiD gene encoding bifunctional hydroxymethylpyrimidine kinase/phosphomethylpyrimidine kinase, whose translation MTKVALTIAGSDSSGGAGIQADLKTFAMHCVHGASVVTCVTAQNTIGVTQVAQMSESLITAQIDAVGSDLAVSAVKTGMLLNSTIITTIAQQIEQQNWQQLVVDPVMVSRTGVKLIDDLAIASLQELVIPQALIVTPNRYEAEILSGLTVNNLDELKQAAIAIYQASKTVVLAKGGALSGDEQGVDVWYDGQGIKTLFNQTVVTKNTNGAGCTLSAAICANLALGENLWQSVVKAKNYVTNALEHSLDIGGGNGPVGHFFPLIKSD comes from the coding sequence TTGACTAAAGTAGCTTTAACGATCGCTGGTTCGGATAGTAGTGGCGGAGCGGGGATTCAGGCAGATCTGAAAACCTTCGCCATGCACTGTGTTCATGGTGCTAGTGTGGTAACTTGTGTCACGGCACAAAACACGATTGGGGTAACCCAGGTGGCCCAGATGAGTGAGTCCTTAATTACGGCTCAAATAGATGCTGTAGGGAGCGATTTAGCAGTAAGTGCAGTCAAGACTGGAATGTTGTTAAATTCGACAATTATCACGACGATCGCCCAGCAGATTGAACAGCAAAACTGGCAGCAGTTAGTTGTCGATCCTGTCATGGTTTCCCGCACAGGAGTAAAGTTGATTGACGATCTGGCGATCGCCTCTTTACAAGAGTTAGTCATTCCCCAGGCTTTAATCGTTACTCCTAATCGTTATGAAGCAGAGATTCTCAGCGGTTTGACTGTCAATAATCTGGATGAACTTAAACAGGCAGCGATCGCCATTTATCAGGCTAGTAAAACAGTAGTTTTGGCTAAAGGTGGTGCTTTGTCAGGGGATGAGCAAGGGGTGGATGTTTGGTATGATGGCCAAGGAATTAAAACCCTATTTAATCAAACTGTAGTCACTAAAAATACTAATGGTGCAGGCTGTACTCTCTCCGCAGCAATCTGTGCTAACTTAGCTTTGGGCGAAAATCTGTGGCAATCGGTAGTTAAGGCCAAAAATTATGTCACTAATGCTTTAGAACATTCTTTAGATATTGGTGGAGGTAATGGCCCTGTTGGTCATTTTTTCCCTTTGATAAAATCTGATTGA
- the scpB gene encoding SMC-Scp complex subunit ScpB gives MKLSTKIEAIIYIKSRPLSIEEIHACLHEKEGESKISESDRELIEDGIIELMNDYAHRDSALEIIETEAGYSLQLKDDYAYLLQELVPAELGKGALRTLAAVALRNPILQTELIDLRGSSAYQQVAELVQLGFVRKREQADGRSYWLEVTNKFHQYFEINNLAIS, from the coding sequence ATGAAACTATCTACCAAAATCGAAGCGATTATCTATATTAAAAGCAGACCCCTTTCAATTGAGGAAATACACGCTTGTCTTCACGAAAAAGAGGGTGAAAGTAAAATATCCGAAAGCGATCGCGAATTGATTGAAGATGGCATCATTGAACTGATGAATGACTATGCCCATCGAGATAGTGCTTTAGAAATTATTGAAACCGAAGCAGGCTATAGTTTACAGCTTAAAGATGATTATGCCTATCTGCTGCAAGAATTAGTTCCCGCTGAACTAGGCAAAGGAGCCTTGAGAACTTTAGCCGCAGTAGCCTTAAGAAACCCAATTTTGCAGACTGAATTAATCGATCTACGGGGTAGCAGCGCCTATCAACAGGTAGCTGAGTTAGTACAGTTAGGGTTTGTGCGTAAACGAGAACAGGCTGATGGTCGCTCTTATTGGCTCGAAGTGACTAATAAATTCCACCAATACTTTGAAATTAACAATCTGGCTATCTCCTAG
- a CDS encoding DUF760 domain-containing protein, which translates to MIFNFDFLNSETQEHSYNTLMQYLRQQHPEVLAQIAASASPDVKQIISQNVQGLVGMLPSGDFNVKITTDRENLAHLLASAMMTGYFLCQMEKRMNLEASLTNLPNHSLSDESQ; encoded by the coding sequence ATGATATTTAATTTTGATTTTCTTAATTCTGAAACGCAAGAACACAGTTACAACACTCTGATGCAGTACTTGCGTCAGCAACACCCTGAAGTTCTCGCTCAAATTGCTGCCTCTGCCAGTCCAGACGTTAAACAAATTATTTCTCAAAACGTCCAAGGATTAGTGGGTATGTTGCCTTCTGGAGACTTCAACGTCAAAATCACTACCGATCGAGAAAATCTAGCTCACTTGCTAGCTTCAGCAATGATGACAGGCTACTTTTTGTGTCAGATGGAAAAGAGAATGAATTTGGAAGCAAGTCTGACTAATCTGCCTAACCACTCTTTAAGTGATGAATCTCAGTAA
- the glpX gene encoding class II fructose-bisphosphatase — METTLGLEIIEVVEQAAIASAKWMGKGEKDTADQVAVEAMRERMNKINMRGRIVIGEGERDDAPMLYIGEEVGICTRPDAKNFCNPDELIEIDIAVDPCEGTNLVAYGQNGSMAVLAIAEKGGLFAAPDFYMRKLAAPPLARGHVDINKSATENLKILSDCLNRSIEDLVVVVMDRSRHESLIKEIRDAGARVRLIADGDVSAAISCAFSGSNIHALMGIGAAPEGVISAAAMRCLGGHFQGQLIYDPSVVKTGLIGESKESNLERLSSMGINDPDKVYGAEELASGETVLFAACGITPGTLMNGVRFFKDGARTQSLVISSQSKTARFVDTVHMLNQPKSLQLR; from the coding sequence CTGGAAACAACCCTCGGTTTAGAAATTATTGAGGTAGTAGAACAAGCTGCTATCGCCTCTGCCAAGTGGATGGGTAAGGGAGAAAAAGATACTGCCGATCAAGTAGCAGTGGAAGCAATGCGTGAGCGCATGAACAAAATTAACATGCGTGGTCGAATTGTGATCGGGGAAGGAGAACGAGATGATGCGCCGATGCTTTATATCGGTGAGGAAGTAGGTATTTGTACTCGTCCCGATGCGAAGAACTTTTGTAATCCCGATGAGTTAATTGAGATTGACATCGCCGTGGATCCTTGCGAGGGAACTAACCTCGTTGCTTATGGACAGAATGGTTCGATGGCAGTTTTAGCCATTGCGGAGAAAGGCGGATTATTCGCTGCACCTGATTTTTACATGAGAAAGCTGGCTGCACCTCCATTAGCTAGAGGTCATGTAGATATTAACAAATCTGCTACAGAAAACCTCAAGATTCTTTCAGACTGCCTCAATCGTTCAATTGAAGATTTAGTGGTAGTGGTGATGGATCGTTCTCGCCATGAAAGTTTAATTAAAGAAATTAGAGATGCTGGGGCAAGAGTTAGATTAATTGCCGATGGTGATGTTTCTGCTGCTATTTCCTGTGCTTTCTCTGGCTCAAATATTCATGCTTTGATGGGTATTGGTGCTGCACCTGAAGGAGTAATTTCAGCGGCGGCAATGCGCTGTTTAGGTGGACACTTCCAAGGACAGTTAATCTACGATCCTAGTGTAGTAAAAACTGGTCTGATTGGTGAAAGCAAAGAAAGTAACCTAGAGCGACTAAGTTCAATGGGTATCAATGACCCAGATAAAGTTTATGGTGCGGAAGAACTTGCTAGCGGTGAAACAGTACTGTTTGCTGCTTGTGGTATTACTCCTGGTACTTTAATGAACGGCGTGCGCTTCTTTAAAGATGGTGCGAGAACTCAGAGCTTAGTTATCTCATCTCAGTCAAAAACTGCTCGTTTTGTAGATACAGTACACATGCTTAACCAGCCAAAATCTCTACAATTGAGATAA
- a CDS encoding glutamyl-tRNA reductase, with translation MNIVVVGLSHKTASVEVREKLSIPEAQIEEAIALLKSYPHIQEIAIISTCNRLEIYGVALDLEQGVREISQFLADKAKISLRELRPNLFTLLREDALRHLMRVSAGLESLVLGEGQILAQVKKTYKLGQKYKGLGRLLDRLFKQAISTGKRVRSETSIGTGAVSISSAAVELVHTKVDNLPDYSVTIVGAGKMAHLLVKHLLSKGVTKIAIVNRSHRRAQELCSQFSQVEIQIYPLGEMMQAIATADLVFTSTGATQPILDRAKLEDHLTLDKDLMLVDISVPRNIDANVKEVGCVSAYNVDDLKAVVAANQETRRQMAQEAEVIIEQEVANYLLWWRSLETVPTISCLRNKVESIREQEMEKALSRLGSEFGEKHQEVIEALTRGIVNKILHEPMVQLKAQQDIEARRHCLRSLQMLFDLDTEEQYS, from the coding sequence ATGAACATTGTAGTTGTTGGTTTAAGTCATAAAACTGCCTCCGTAGAAGTCCGCGAAAAACTCAGCATTCCCGAAGCACAGATTGAAGAAGCGATCGCCCTGCTCAAAAGCTATCCCCATATTCAAGAAATAGCGATTATCAGTACCTGTAACCGTCTAGAAATATATGGTGTAGCGCTAGATCTAGAGCAAGGTGTCCGAGAAATTAGCCAGTTTTTAGCAGATAAAGCTAAAATTTCCCTCAGAGAATTACGCCCTAATCTGTTTACGCTCCTAAGAGAAGATGCTCTGCGCCACCTCATGCGTGTCTCAGCAGGCTTAGAGAGTTTGGTATTAGGGGAAGGACAAATACTAGCTCAGGTCAAAAAAACTTACAAGCTGGGGCAAAAATATAAAGGTTTAGGTCGGTTATTAGATCGCTTATTTAAACAGGCAATTTCTACAGGCAAAAGAGTTCGCAGCGAGACTAGCATCGGTACAGGAGCAGTTTCAATTAGCTCGGCAGCAGTAGAATTAGTCCATACCAAAGTTGACAATTTGCCTGACTACAGCGTGACGATTGTTGGTGCGGGAAAAATGGCTCATCTGCTGGTAAAACATCTGTTATCCAAAGGTGTCACTAAGATTGCGATTGTCAATCGTTCCCATCGTCGAGCGCAAGAACTTTGTAGTCAATTTTCCCAAGTAGAAATTCAGATCTATCCCCTAGGAGAAATGATGCAGGCGATCGCCACTGCCGATCTAGTATTTACTAGTACAGGAGCAACTCAGCCAATCTTAGACCGCGCTAAGTTAGAGGATCATCTAACTCTGGATAAAGATTTGATGCTGGTAGATATTTCCGTTCCCCGTAACATAGATGCTAATGTTAAAGAAGTTGGCTGTGTTAGCGCCTATAATGTTGACGATCTAAAAGCCGTAGTGGCAGCTAATCAAGAAACTCGTCGCCAGATGGCACAGGAAGCCGAAGTGATTATCGAACAGGAAGTGGCTAACTATCTTCTCTGGTGGCGATCGCTAGAAACTGTGCCAACTATTAGCTGTTTACGTAACAAAGTCGAAAGTATCCGCGAACAGGAAATGGAGAAAGCTTTGTCTCGTTTAGGTTCAGAGTTTGGCGAGAAGCACCAAGAAGTAATTGAGGCTTTAACCAGAGGTATTGTGAATAAGATTCTGCATGAGCCGATGGTACAACTAAAAGCGCAACAGGATATTGAAGCTCGTCGTCACTGTTTACGTTCTTTGCAAATGCTGTTTGATTTAGATACAGAAGAACAGTACAGCTAA
- the blaOXA gene encoding class D beta-lactamase: MKKIINLLLLLFLATVGSYLVTEHPVYSQTEPNIEQQADFQQHFESLGVNGSIMIYDLNQDRFYQHNRDRNETPFLPASTYKIPNSLIALETGVIQNDVDVLTWDGIERGLGDTLIDEWNQDLNMRLAFKYSAIWFYQVLARKIGHQRMQDFVTKIQYGNQNIGGKEDIDKFWLEGELRITPRQQIDFLRRLQQNELPFAQKNIDLVKDIAIAEQTSNYVLRVKTGIVDSVTPQIGWYVGYLEQNNNVYFFATNIDVVTDEDLAARLEVTKSCLQDLGLL; the protein is encoded by the coding sequence GTGAAAAAAATAATTAATTTGCTCTTGCTATTGTTTTTAGCGACAGTTGGTAGTTATCTGGTGACAGAACATCCAGTTTATTCGCAAACCGAACCAAATATAGAGCAGCAAGCGGATTTTCAACAGCACTTTGAAAGCCTGGGCGTGAACGGCTCAATTATGATTTACGATCTCAATCAAGATCGTTTCTATCAACATAATCGCGATCGCAATGAAACTCCTTTTCTTCCCGCTTCCACTTATAAAATTCCTAATTCTTTAATTGCTCTAGAGACTGGAGTAATCCAAAATGATGTTGATGTTCTGACTTGGGATGGGATTGAAAGAGGTTTAGGCGATACTCTTATTGACGAATGGAATCAAGATTTGAACATGCGTCTAGCTTTTAAATATTCGGCTATTTGGTTTTATCAAGTTCTGGCTCGTAAAATTGGTCATCAAAGGATGCAGGATTTTGTGACCAAAATTCAATACGGAAATCAAAATATTGGTGGCAAAGAGGATATCGATAAGTTTTGGTTGGAGGGAGAATTACGCATTACACCTCGACAGCAAATTGATTTTCTCCGTCGTCTCCAGCAAAATGAGCTGCCTTTTGCTCAAAAAAATATCGATCTAGTTAAAGATATTGCGATCGCCGAACAGACATCTAACTATGTACTGCGGGTTAAAACTGGAATAGTTGATTCTGTCACACCCCAAATAGGTTGGTACGTGGGTTATTTAGAACAAAATAATAATGTTTATTTTTTTGCGACCAATATTGATGTTGTCACCGACGAAGATTTAGCAGCACGGTTAGAAGTTACTAAATCGTGTTTACAGGATTTAGGGCTACTTTAA
- a CDS encoding ABC-2 family transporter protein, whose protein sequence is MLEYRAEIFLWALSNSLPIILMGVWIQASSKGNFDFTPQEFARYFFSVFIVRQLTTVWVIWEFEREVLEGQLSLRLLQPIDPVWHHVARHIAEKMTRIPLIALFCGLFFVLYPDAAWIPQLSNIFLGIMAIALSFMLSFVIQYTFAMLAFWTERASAIQQFWFLFYIFLSGTIAPLEVFPAGVRQVVEWTPFPYMMHFPAVLLMGLPVEFGKSVLIMLSWAIAFLIVNRWLWRKGLKQYSGMGA, encoded by the coding sequence ATGCTGGAGTACCGAGCCGAAATATTTCTGTGGGCATTATCTAACTCTTTGCCCATTATTCTGATGGGAGTATGGATTCAAGCCTCAAGTAAAGGGAATTTTGATTTTACACCTCAAGAGTTTGCGCGCTATTTCTTTAGTGTCTTTATCGTGCGCCAGCTTACGACTGTCTGGGTAATTTGGGAATTTGAACGAGAAGTACTTGAAGGACAACTATCACTACGTCTACTCCAACCTATAGATCCTGTCTGGCATCATGTCGCCAGACACATAGCCGAAAAAATGACTCGTATTCCTCTAATTGCTTTATTCTGCGGATTGTTTTTTGTTCTCTATCCTGATGCAGCTTGGATTCCCCAACTGTCTAATATCTTCTTAGGTATTATGGCGATCGCTCTATCTTTTATGTTGTCCTTTGTAATTCAATATACTTTTGCTATGCTGGCTTTTTGGACAGAGAGAGCCAGTGCGATCCAGCAATTCTGGTTTCTGTTTTATATCTTTCTTTCAGGCACGATCGCCCCTTTGGAAGTCTTTCCTGCTGGCGTGAGGCAGGTTGTAGAATGGACTCCTTTCCCCTACATGATGCATTTCCCTGCCGTATTACTGATGGGATTACCAGTAGAATTTGGTAAGAGTGTTCTCATTATGCTGAGTTGGGCGATCGCTTTTTTAATTGTTAATCGCTGGCTGTGGCGTAAAGGATTAAAACAATATTCAGGGATGGGTGCTTAA
- a CDS encoding VWA domain-containing protein: MADSSIVEDRDYTLIIDKSGSMSINDRPGGKTRWESAQESTFALAQECEKVDPDGITVYLFSGRFRRYDNVTADKVAKIYLENDPMGRTDLASVLADAVNNYFDRKVAGKAKANGETIVVVTDGEPDDYKAVMRVIIDASRQIEHDEELAISLIQVGKDRKATQFLKALDNQLESAGAKFDIVDTITIEDMQGLTLAEVLLNAVTG, from the coding sequence ATGGCGGATAGTTCTATTGTTGAAGATCGCGACTATACATTAATTATTGATAAAAGTGGCAGTATGTCGATTAACGATCGCCCTGGAGGCAAGACTCGTTGGGAATCTGCCCAAGAATCTACTTTTGCTCTAGCTCAAGAATGTGAAAAAGTAGACCCAGACGGGATTACGGTTTATTTATTCTCTGGTCGTTTTCGTCGCTACGATAATGTTACCGCTGACAAGGTGGCGAAGATCTATCTGGAAAACGATCCTATGGGGCGGACAGATTTAGCTAGCGTCTTGGCAGATGCGGTAAATAACTATTTTGACCGTAAAGTAGCGGGAAAAGCAAAGGCTAATGGGGAAACAATTGTGGTTGTGACCGATGGTGAACCTGATGATTATAAAGCCGTAATGAGGGTAATTATTGATGCTTCCCGTCAAATTGAGCATGATGAGGAGTTAGCTATTTCGCTGATTCAGGTGGGCAAAGACCGTAAAGCAACTCAGTTTCTCAAGGCTCTAGACAATCAGTTAGAATCTGCTGGAGCTAAATTTGATATTGTCGATACCATTACCATTGAAGATATGCAGGGCTTGACTTTAGCTGAAGTTTTATTAAATGCCGTTACAGGGTGA
- a CDS encoding 4Fe-4S ferredoxin — translation MQSYPLHSLKEGSWFKLICGASYQHLPAVRSLAIAYSLAGADCIDVAADPAVIAAAQDGITVAKEELKCKLPDKSPWLMVSVNDAEDPHFRKAKFDVTQCPTDCPQPCVKVCPADAIDLNRGGVIDSLCYGCGRCEPICPQSLVTTHSHISCLPEVIPLIKSLGVDAIEIHTQVGHYDDFKRAWQNILPIIDNLKLLAISCTDAPNVIEYLRSLYELISPLPCPLIWQTDGRSMSGDIGKGTTHAAISLAQKVLQAQLPGYIQLAGGTNDYTVSKLKQANMLGTISSLAGIGYGSYARAILAPTIAQLETALQLNQVKSIKNKPMNQLNLKLEHNRELLEQAVDTAKGLVSQIKTAKS, via the coding sequence ATGCAATCCTATCCCTTACATTCCTTAAAAGAGGGTAGCTGGTTCAAGTTAATTTGTGGAGCTAGCTACCAACATCTCCCTGCTGTTCGCAGTTTGGCTATAGCTTATAGTTTGGCTGGTGCGGACTGTATTGATGTAGCTGCCGATCCTGCGGTAATTGCTGCTGCTCAGGATGGAATTACCGTAGCCAAAGAAGAGTTAAAGTGTAAATTACCTGACAAATCACCGTGGTTGATGGTTAGCGTTAATGATGCGGAAGATCCTCATTTTCGTAAAGCCAAGTTTGATGTGACTCAATGTCCAACAGATTGTCCTCAACCATGCGTGAAGGTATGTCCTGCGGATGCAATTGATTTAAATAGAGGAGGGGTGATCGATAGCCTGTGTTATGGCTGTGGACGTTGTGAGCCGATTTGCCCTCAAAGTTTAGTTACAACCCATTCCCATATATCTTGTTTGCCAGAGGTGATACCCTTAATCAAATCTTTAGGAGTAGACGCGATCGAGATTCATACTCAGGTAGGACATTATGATGATTTTAAACGGGCTTGGCAGAATATTTTACCGATCATCGACAACCTGAAACTATTGGCAATTAGCTGTACTGATGCACCTAATGTAATTGAATATTTGCGATCGCTTTATGAGTTAATTAGTCCTTTACCCTGTCCCCTAATTTGGCAGACGGATGGACGCTCAATGAGTGGAGATATTGGCAAAGGAACGACCCACGCAGCAATTTCCTTGGCTCAAAAAGTTTTACAGGCACAACTACCTGGATATATTCAGTTGGCGGGAGGAACGAATGATTATACAGTAAGCAAACTCAAACAGGCAAACATGCTGGGTACGATATCCAGCCTAGCGGGAATTGGCTACGGCAGCTATGCCAGAGCAATTTTAGCACCGACTATCGCTCAGTTAGAAACTGCACTGCAATTAAATCAAGTTAAATCAATTAAAAATAAACCGATGAATCAGCTTAATTTAAAGCTCGAACACAACAGAGAGTTATTAGAACAAGCAGTAGACACTGCTAAAGGACTAGTTAGCCAGATTAAAACGGCTAAAAGTTAG